In the Leptotrichia sp. oral taxon 847 genome, one interval contains:
- a CDS encoding tetratricopeptide repeat protein produces the protein MEGITLENLDNNDTGQFLEEGKKYLEKGDFVLAEKYLKKATKSGNREAFLLLFDIFLKDDRTNIAEKYLKPIADGGDLEFQNKLGEVYSQKANFELAEYYFKLAIGNGNKKAQYNLGKLYYEYQKKDLATENLKIAADQGQDQEAQVLLAKIYKDSGQTDLAQHYLSAAKDNAKAYYYLGNLYEEKNELALAENNWKIAADEYDDKSAQKKLVNYYKDNLTLQKHYLSLLADKNNLEAFVKLGDIFSQEKNYGLAFSNYNNFFNATSNLKDKPKPDMSGIDKEKLKLNYGKSCVSLGKFEIAEECFKDNKYLSDNENIIEVAKLYETAQQFKKAIEYYKLALHIQ, from the coding sequence ATGGAAGGGATTACATTGGAAAATTTAGATAACAATGACACAGGGCAATTTTTAGAAGAAGGAAAAAAATATCTTGAAAAAGGCGATTTTGTATTAGCGGAAAAATATTTAAAAAAAGCGACAAAATCAGGAAACAGAGAAGCATTTTTGCTACTTTTTGACATATTTTTAAAAGATGACAGAACTAATATTGCGGAAAAATATTTAAAACCAATTGCTGACGGTGGAGATCTTGAATTTCAAAATAAATTGGGAGAAGTTTACAGCCAAAAAGCAAATTTTGAATTAGCAGAATATTATTTTAAACTAGCGATAGGAAATGGAAATAAAAAAGCGCAGTATAATTTGGGAAAACTTTACTATGAATATCAAAAAAAAGATTTAGCAACAGAAAATTTAAAAATTGCAGCAGATCAGGGACAAGACCAGGAAGCACAAGTATTACTTGCAAAAATTTACAAAGATTCCGGTCAAACTGATCTAGCACAGCATTATTTAAGCGCTGCAAAAGACAACGCAAAAGCTTATTATTACTTAGGAAATTTATACGAAGAAAAAAATGAATTAGCTCTAGCTGAAAATAACTGGAAAATTGCAGCTGATGAATACGATGACAAGAGCGCTCAAAAAAAATTAGTCAATTACTACAAAGATAATTTGACACTACAAAAACACTATTTGTCGCTACTTGCTGATAAAAATAATCTAGAAGCATTTGTAAAATTGGGAGACATTTTTTCACAAGAAAAAAATTATGGACTAGCATTTTCAAATTACAATAATTTTTTTAATGCAACTTCTAATCTAAAAGACAAACCTAAGCCTGATATGTCTGGAATTGACAAGGAAAAATTGAAGCTTAACTACGGTAAAAGTTGTGTTTCGCTAGGAAAATTTGAAATTGCTGAAGAATGTTTCAAAGATAATAAATATTTAAGCGACAATGAAAATATTATCGAAGTAGCAAAATTATACGAAACAGCACAGCAGTTTAAAAAAGCTATTGAATATTATAAATTGGCACTGCATATTCAATAA
- a CDS encoding dihydroorotate oxidase, protein MVSTKTKIANFEFDNCIMNAAGVLCYDKDELEKILNSKAGTFVTKTATLEKRDGNQKPRYYDTKLGSINSMGLPNLGFDYYLNYLLKLKKTHPKRKFFFSLVGMSQNDTHTLLKKVQESDFDGITELNLSCPNVPGKPQIAYDLETTEKLLADIFSYFEKPLGIKLPPYFDLVHFDQAAKVFNKFPLAFVNCINSIGNGIVIEDESVVIKPKNGFGGIGGEYVKPTALANVHAFYQRLNPSIQIIGTGGISSGRDAFEHILCGASMVQIGTILHKEGPSAFARITNELKKIMEKKGYKNIDEFKGKLKYL, encoded by the coding sequence ATGGTATCTACAAAGACAAAAATAGCAAATTTTGAATTTGATAACTGTATTATGAATGCAGCAGGCGTTTTGTGCTACGACAAGGACGAACTTGAGAAAATATTAAATTCAAAAGCTGGAACATTTGTTACAAAAACGGCAACATTGGAAAAAAGAGATGGAAATCAAAAACCTAGATACTATGACACAAAATTGGGAAGTATCAACTCAATGGGACTTCCCAATCTGGGATTTGATTACTACCTTAATTATTTACTGAAATTAAAGAAAACTCATCCAAAACGAAAATTTTTCTTTTCACTTGTGGGAATGTCGCAAAATGACACTCACACATTACTAAAAAAAGTACAAGAAAGTGATTTTGACGGGATAACAGAGTTGAACTTATCGTGTCCAAATGTGCCTGGAAAGCCACAGATAGCATACGATTTAGAAACAACCGAAAAATTACTGGCAGATATTTTTTCATATTTTGAAAAACCGCTTGGAATAAAATTGCCGCCATATTTTGATTTAGTCCACTTTGACCAGGCAGCAAAAGTTTTTAACAAATTTCCATTAGCTTTTGTAAACTGTATAAACAGTATTGGAAATGGAATCGTAATTGAAGATGAAAGCGTGGTTATAAAACCCAAAAATGGATTTGGAGGGATTGGAGGAGAATATGTAAAACCTACAGCTCTAGCAAATGTTCATGCTTTTTATCAAAGATTAAACCCAAGTATTCAAATTATTGGAACAGGCGGAATCTCATCAGGAAGAGATGCATTTGAGCATATTTTATGCGGTGCAAGTATGGTTCAAATTGGAACAATTTTACACAAAGAAGGTCCGAGCGCATTTGCAAGAATTACAAACGAATTAAAAAAAATTATGGAGAAAAAAGGATATAAAAATATTGATGAGTTTAAAGGGAAATTAAAATATTTATAA